A DNA window from Actinomadura coerulea contains the following coding sequences:
- a CDS encoding class I adenylate-forming enzyme family protein produces MRAVTVGGALEAAATRDEAFLHDGDDTITFSGFDELADRVAAGLLARGVERGDRIGLLGPNTAQWLAVFFGAARIGAVVVPLNVRYRERELSFMLGQSGARLVVGVDSVPGFDFAAYFESAGVPAVYFGAGFDALASAPAPPSPAAARAAVDPDDPLMILYTSGTTGRPKGAVITHRSILASASAQAGHFGMTRDDVLLGHLPFNHVGGITCTIMAALVSGGSVALLPAFSPDAALRAVERHRVTFLGAVPTMYVLMLGRPDFAEHDVSSVRLCMAGGSNVEPALADAVRRGFPGAPLYGLYGLSESSGACVLSPVDDDPETVSRTLGAVIGDFEARVTAPDGTVLPPGETGELQIRGACVAAGYWNMPEETAEVFLPDGWLATGDMVAMEPDGHLVLRGRKKEMYIQGGFNVYPVEIENVLTAHPKVAMAAGIGVPDAVLGEVGRFYVVPRPDAEPPTADELTAYCRDRLADYKVPRQFVITQDVPLTPVGKIHKALLKERDDSVAR; encoded by the coding sequence ATGCGGGCAGTGACGGTCGGAGGGGCGCTCGAGGCCGCGGCGACGCGGGACGAGGCGTTCCTCCACGACGGCGACGACACCATCACGTTCTCCGGTTTCGACGAGCTGGCGGACCGTGTCGCGGCGGGCCTGCTCGCCCGCGGCGTGGAACGGGGCGACCGGATCGGCCTGCTCGGCCCCAACACCGCGCAGTGGCTCGCGGTGTTCTTCGGCGCGGCCCGGATCGGCGCCGTCGTCGTCCCGCTCAACGTCCGCTACCGGGAGCGGGAGCTGTCCTTCATGCTCGGACAGAGCGGCGCCCGGCTGGTCGTCGGCGTCGACTCCGTGCCCGGCTTCGACTTCGCCGCGTACTTCGAGTCGGCCGGAGTCCCCGCCGTGTACTTCGGCGCGGGCTTCGACGCCCTGGCCTCGGCCCCGGCCCCGCCGTCCCCGGCCGCGGCCCGTGCCGCGGTGGACCCGGACGACCCGCTGATGATCCTCTACACGTCCGGCACCACGGGGCGCCCCAAGGGCGCCGTCATCACCCACCGGAGCATCCTGGCCTCGGCCTCCGCCCAGGCCGGCCACTTCGGGATGACCCGCGACGACGTCCTGCTCGGCCATCTCCCGTTCAACCACGTCGGCGGCATCACCTGCACGATCATGGCCGCCCTGGTCAGCGGCGGCTCGGTCGCGCTGCTGCCCGCCTTCTCCCCGGACGCCGCGCTGCGCGCCGTCGAACGCCACCGGGTGACCTTCCTCGGCGCCGTCCCCACGATGTACGTGCTGATGCTCGGCCGCCCCGACTTCGCCGAGCACGACGTCTCGTCCGTCCGGCTGTGCATGGCGGGCGGCTCCAACGTGGAGCCGGCGCTCGCCGACGCGGTCCGCCGCGGCTTCCCCGGAGCGCCTCTCTACGGTCTCTACGGCCTGTCCGAATCCTCGGGCGCCTGCGTGCTGTCCCCGGTGGACGACGACCCCGAGACCGTCTCCCGGACCCTCGGCGCGGTCATCGGCGACTTCGAGGCGCGCGTGACGGCCCCGGACGGGACCGTGCTGCCACCGGGCGAGACCGGCGAGCTCCAGATCCGCGGCGCCTGCGTCGCCGCCGGCTACTGGAACATGCCGGAAGAGACCGCCGAGGTCTTCCTGCCGGACGGCTGGCTCGCCACCGGGGACATGGTCGCCATGGAGCCCGACGGGCACCTCGTCCTGCGCGGACGCAAGAAGGAGATGTACATCCAGGGCGGCTTCAACGTCTACCCGGTGGAGATCGAGAACGTCCTGACCGCCCACCCGAAGGTCGCGATGGCCGCCGGGATCGGCGTCCCCGACGCGGTCCTCGGCGAGGTCGGCCGCTTCTACGTCGTCCCGCGCCCGGACGCCGAGCCCCCCACCGCCGACGAACTGACCGCCTACTGCCGCGACCGCCTGGCCGACTACAAGGTGCCCCGCCAGTTCGTCATCACCCAGGACGTGCCCCTGACGCCGGTAGGCAAGATTCACAAAGCCCTCCTCAAGGAGCGCGACGACTCCGTGGCTCGCTGA
- a CDS encoding SAM-dependent methyltransferase, translating into MAIRTTGPGVPAPLLVLGSVTSVQSGQACGKAMLAVAGPAGVVALRLTFAALVLLLARRPGPPARDSLGLVAALGTAIAGMHLIYPAMALLPVGVASTLQFLGPLTLALVGARGPADLLWAALAGTGVILLAAPSGSPMPAAGVLLALASGACMAAYLVLNQRAGTRDGAPLAWAVALAALLVLPLAPLAGGAALRPRVLLAGLGLALLSAVIPWSLDMAALRRLPARAVAVMVSLEPAAGALAGLVLLHEHLTWRAWLAIACVSAAAAGAALGRAGGSAPSGPPRAGPPAGPNRDRSFSWTGPAARSQPVEWDAKMISVGGRQGGTVADERFGPGGFDPSVPNIARMYDYYLGGKDHYEADRLRAEEAKAADPTLITLIKENRAFMGRAVRYMAEQGIDQFLDIGTGLPTQQNVHQIAQAVNPAARVAYADYDGQVVAHGRAILADSPGTRMVQADIRRPREILEHPEITRLLDFGKPIALLTIATLHFIPDEDDPPGVMAELREALAPGSHMAITHASADGVPDIVAKVVEVYKRTNAPGTPRTLDQVTGLFGDFELVDPGLVWAPLWRPERPVTLEEALPIWFYAGVGRKL; encoded by the coding sequence ATGGCGATCAGAACGACCGGCCCCGGCGTCCCCGCGCCGCTGCTGGTCCTCGGCAGCGTGACGTCGGTCCAGTCCGGCCAGGCCTGCGGCAAGGCGATGCTGGCGGTGGCCGGGCCCGCCGGCGTGGTCGCGCTCCGGCTGACGTTCGCGGCCCTCGTCCTGCTGCTCGCCCGCCGCCCCGGCCCGCCGGCCCGGGACTCGCTGGGCCTGGTCGCGGCCCTCGGGACCGCGATCGCCGGGATGCACCTGATCTACCCGGCGATGGCGCTGCTGCCGGTCGGCGTCGCCTCCACGCTGCAGTTCCTCGGCCCGCTCACGCTGGCCCTCGTCGGGGCGCGCGGTCCCGCCGACCTGCTGTGGGCCGCCCTCGCGGGCACCGGCGTGATCCTGCTGGCCGCCCCGTCCGGCTCGCCGATGCCCGCGGCCGGGGTCCTGCTCGCGCTGGCCTCCGGCGCCTGCATGGCCGCCTACCTGGTCCTCAACCAGCGGGCCGGGACGCGGGACGGCGCTCCGCTGGCCTGGGCGGTGGCGTTAGCGGCGCTGCTCGTCCTGCCCCTCGCGCCCCTGGCCGGCGGGGCGGCGCTGCGGCCGCGGGTGCTGCTCGCGGGCCTCGGCCTCGCGCTGCTGTCCGCCGTCATCCCGTGGTCGCTGGACATGGCGGCCCTGCGCCGGCTCCCCGCCCGCGCGGTCGCCGTGATGGTCAGCCTGGAGCCGGCCGCCGGGGCGCTCGCCGGGCTCGTCCTCCTGCACGAGCACCTGACCTGGCGCGCCTGGCTCGCCATCGCCTGCGTCTCCGCGGCGGCCGCCGGCGCGGCCCTGGGCCGCGCCGGCGGGAGCGCGCCCTCAGGGCCGCCCCGGGCGGGACCGCCCGCCGGACCGAATCGTGATCGGTCGTTCTCGTGGACCGGTCCGGCGGCGCGATCCCAGCCCGTAGAGTGGGACGCGAAGATGATCAGCGTGGGCGGCCGGCAGGGAGGCACGGTGGCAGACGAGCGGTTTGGGCCAGGCGGATTCGACCCGAGCGTGCCGAACATCGCTCGCATGTACGACTACTACCTCGGCGGCAAGGACCATTACGAGGCCGACCGCCTCCGCGCCGAGGAGGCCAAGGCCGCCGACCCCACCCTGATCACTCTGATCAAGGAGAACCGGGCGTTCATGGGGCGCGCCGTCCGGTACATGGCCGAGCAGGGCATCGACCAGTTCCTCGACATCGGCACCGGGCTTCCCACCCAGCAGAACGTCCACCAGATCGCCCAGGCGGTGAACCCCGCCGCCCGCGTCGCCTACGCCGACTACGACGGCCAGGTCGTCGCGCACGGACGGGCGATCCTCGCGGACTCGCCCGGCACCCGGATGGTCCAGGCCGACATCCGCCGCCCCCGCGAGATCCTGGAGCATCCCGAGATCACCCGCCTGCTGGACTTCGGGAAGCCGATCGCGCTGCTGACGATCGCCACCCTGCACTTCATCCCGGACGAGGACGACCCGCCCGGCGTCATGGCCGAGCTGCGCGAGGCGCTCGCCCCCGGCAGCCACATGGCGATCACCCACGCCTCCGCCGACGGCGTCCCCGACATCGTGGCGAAGGTCGTCGAGGTCTACAAGAGGACGAACGCGCCCGGCACCCCGCGCACCCTGGACCAGGTGACGGGCCTGTTCGGCGACTTCGAACTGGTCGATCCCGGCCTGGTGTGGGCACCGCTGTGGCGGCCCGAACGCCCGGTCACCCTGGAGGAGGCCCTGCCGATCTGGTTCTACGCCGGAGTCGGCCGCAAGCTCTGA
- a CDS encoding LysR family transcriptional regulator, with protein MIDHRLETLRVLRERGTVTATAEALHLTPSTVSQQLRRLGHDLGVDLLEAQGRRVRLTAAAHTVLRHADVLAAQWERARADLAGHRAGTAGQVRFCAVSSALAALVAPAAARLREDHPALAVHMSEKESEDAAHLLLARRCDIAVVIPSEQTPAPDDARFAQWPVLDEPQDLLVPAGHPLASRGPARLADAAGEPWIGSPDRFDQHQLMLAACAAAGFTPRLAHEANEWFAVSALVARGFGIGLVPRLAPLPPEDDVVRVPLRGAAAPSRRIIAIVRRGSETQPPIARGLDALRAAARR; from the coding sequence ATGATCGACCATCGCCTGGAGACGCTGCGGGTGCTGCGGGAGCGGGGCACGGTCACCGCGACCGCCGAGGCGCTGCACCTGACGCCCTCGACGGTGTCGCAGCAGCTCCGGCGGCTCGGGCACGACCTCGGCGTCGACCTCCTGGAGGCGCAGGGGCGGCGGGTGCGGCTCACCGCCGCGGCGCACACGGTGCTGCGGCACGCCGACGTCCTGGCCGCGCAGTGGGAGCGGGCCCGCGCCGACCTCGCCGGGCACCGCGCCGGGACGGCCGGGCAGGTGCGGTTCTGCGCCGTCTCCAGCGCCCTCGCCGCTCTGGTGGCGCCGGCCGCCGCGCGGCTGCGCGAGGACCATCCGGCGCTCGCCGTCCACATGAGCGAGAAGGAGAGCGAGGACGCCGCCCACCTGCTCCTCGCCCGGCGGTGCGACATCGCCGTGGTCATCCCCAGCGAGCAGACCCCGGCCCCGGACGACGCGCGGTTCGCGCAGTGGCCCGTGCTCGACGAGCCGCAGGACCTGCTGGTCCCGGCCGGGCACCCGCTCGCCTCGCGCGGGCCGGCCCGGCTCGCCGACGCCGCCGGCGAGCCGTGGATCGGCTCGCCGGACCGGTTCGACCAGCACCAGCTCATGCTCGCCGCCTGCGCCGCCGCCGGGTTCACGCCGCGCCTCGCCCACGAGGCCAACGAGTGGTTCGCCGTCTCGGCGCTCGTCGCCCGCGGTTTCGGCATCGGCCTGGTGCCCCGGCTGGCGCCGCTGCCGCCGGAGGACGACGTCGTCCGGGTGCCGCTGCGGGGCGCGGCGGCACCGTCCCGGCGCATCATCGCGATCGTCCGCCGGGGCAGCGAGACGCAGCCGCCGATCGCGCGGGGACTGGACGCCCTCCGCGCCGCCGCGCGGCGCTGA
- a CDS encoding SAM-dependent methyltransferase: MPFPAGHEPQAFDPTAPNESRMHDYFLGGKDNYAADRQAALQAIELAPELPVLAREGRKFLDRVVRFLAAAGIRQFLDIGTGLPTQGSVHQIAQAVAPDCRVVYVDNDPVVRVHAQALLGGDPRTTVVEADMRDAEGIASHPNLRRLIDLDQPTALLFFHVLYTVPDDEEAARTVRRLSDLMAPGSHVAISHPVSDLCPEVTARLAFLYQQETHAIRGTPRSNIRSRAEVEKLFSGWDLIEPGVVYLPLWRPEHETIESSRPIWSVGGVGRKP, translated from the coding sequence ATGCCCTTCCCCGCGGGGCACGAGCCGCAGGCTTTCGATCCGACGGCGCCCAACGAGAGCCGGATGCACGACTACTTCCTCGGCGGCAAGGACAACTACGCCGCGGACCGGCAGGCGGCGCTCCAGGCGATCGAACTGGCGCCGGAACTGCCGGTCCTGGCGCGCGAGGGGCGCAAGTTCCTGGACCGCGTCGTGCGTTTCCTCGCCGCCGCCGGGATACGCCAGTTCCTCGACATCGGGACCGGCCTGCCCACCCAGGGAAGCGTCCACCAGATCGCCCAGGCGGTGGCGCCCGACTGCCGGGTCGTCTACGTGGACAACGACCCGGTGGTCCGCGTCCACGCGCAGGCGCTGCTGGGAGGGGACCCCCGCACCACGGTCGTCGAGGCCGACATGCGGGACGCCGAGGGCATCGCGAGCCACCCCAACCTGCGCCGCCTGATCGACCTCGACCAGCCGACGGCGCTGCTGTTCTTCCACGTGCTCTACACCGTCCCCGACGACGAGGAAGCGGCGCGGACCGTCCGGCGGCTGAGCGACCTGATGGCGCCGGGCAGCCATGTCGCGATCTCGCATCCGGTCAGCGACCTGTGCCCGGAGGTCACCGCCAGGCTCGCCTTCCTCTACCAGCAGGAGACCCACGCGATCCGCGGCACGCCGCGCTCGAACATCCGCAGCAGGGCCGAGGTGGAGAAGCTCTTCTCCGGCTGGGACCTGATCGAGCCCGGCGTCGTCTACCTCCCCCTGTGGCGTCCCGAGCACGAGACGATCGAGTCGTCCAGGCCGATCTGGAGCGTCGGGGGCGTCGGGCGCAAGCCCTGA
- a CDS encoding FAD/NAD(P)-binding protein, whose product MGFPETRRVVIVGAGLAGTATAIRLMQFAREPLQVVLIERRPEYRSAGVAYHPSGNHWHHVFNIQAGRMSMFREDVDDFVDWANTEADRTGWPPGWSGFTFTESGPAPRRLYADYLRARLAEAAQEAPDGVELLGVDGEAVDMTARTAGGTGRVRVVVEERSSKRPGAAPGPMTIDADHAVLATGLEERKLPFAAGVEDHPCFVRHPYSEQGIERILGVRRDAEVAVIGTLLSAYDSASLLLRHGHTGKIHMISRSGLTPRTYPSGHRHHVLDLPAPRLHTDGYEGCDELVRRFRDEWERACAHLARRHPGVAPAVVSERIAKSWEPRLPEVLARIPSADLRALLDRYGSLLATLRVSAVPYITEFVDAAMAEGGPVALTTGTVGGITATEAGTLRVAVSGPVPARTIEADLVISNFGRETDYGRVGSALWRNLLRRGTAVPHRRTGRGVEVDGHGFLLGAAGVRTAPVTVVGCPREGDEITRYGRMGAFTFNLAAIKNHSVGVAAAVLRDLESCYDEPAETVSKAVAHGADDEVRAAFARAVRLDVHRMAARRRRERRARAASLASGLRALRGAMTAGGEAPVPDGALRFVVNAAATARLNDLSVTPRELRALLELDGSPEPA is encoded by the coding sequence GTGGGCTTTCCAGAGACCCGACGGGTCGTCATCGTCGGAGCGGGCTTAGCCGGAACCGCCACCGCCATACGGCTCATGCAGTTCGCCCGGGAACCTTTACAAGTAGTGCTCATAGAGCGGCGACCCGAATATCGCAGTGCGGGCGTCGCCTATCATCCTTCGGGCAACCACTGGCACCACGTCTTCAATATTCAGGCGGGCCGCATGTCGATGTTCCGCGAGGACGTCGACGATTTCGTGGACTGGGCCAACACCGAGGCCGACCGGACCGGCTGGCCTCCCGGGTGGAGCGGCTTCACCTTCACCGAGTCCGGGCCGGCGCCCCGCAGGCTCTACGCCGACTACCTCCGGGCCCGCCTGGCCGAAGCCGCGCAGGAGGCGCCCGACGGCGTGGAGCTGCTCGGAGTCGACGGCGAGGCGGTCGACATGACGGCCCGCACCGCGGGCGGAACCGGCCGCGTGCGCGTCGTCGTCGAGGAGCGCTCATCGAAGCGGCCCGGCGCCGCGCCTGGCCCCATGACGATCGACGCCGACCACGCCGTCCTCGCCACGGGGCTGGAGGAACGGAAACTCCCGTTCGCGGCCGGTGTGGAGGACCACCCCTGCTTCGTACGGCACCCCTACTCCGAGCAGGGGATCGAGCGGATCCTCGGCGTGCGGCGCGACGCCGAGGTCGCCGTCATCGGCACGCTGCTCAGCGCGTACGACTCGGCGTCGCTCCTGCTGCGGCACGGCCACACCGGCAAGATCCACATGATCTCGCGCTCCGGGCTGACGCCGCGCACCTATCCCTCCGGCCACCGCCACCACGTCCTCGACCTGCCGGCTCCGCGGCTGCACACCGACGGCTACGAGGGGTGCGACGAGCTCGTCCGGCGCTTCAGGGACGAGTGGGAACGCGCCTGCGCCCACCTCGCCCGCCGGCATCCCGGCGTGGCGCCCGCGGTCGTGAGCGAGCGCATCGCCAAGTCCTGGGAGCCCCGCCTGCCCGAGGTCCTGGCCCGGATCCCCTCGGCCGATCTCCGCGCGCTCCTCGACCGGTACGGGAGCCTGCTGGCCACGCTGCGCGTGAGCGCCGTCCCCTACATCACCGAGTTCGTCGACGCCGCGATGGCGGAGGGCGGGCCCGTCGCCCTCACCACCGGCACCGTCGGCGGGATCACCGCCACCGAGGCCGGCACCCTGCGGGTGGCGGTGTCCGGGCCCGTGCCGGCGCGGACCATCGAGGCCGACCTGGTGATCTCCAACTTCGGACGGGAGACCGACTACGGGCGAGTCGGTTCGGCGCTCTGGAGGAACCTGCTGCGCAGGGGGACCGCAGTACCGCACCGGCGGACCGGGCGCGGCGTCGAGGTGGACGGCCACGGCTTCCTGCTCGGAGCGGCCGGCGTGCGCACCGCTCCGGTCACCGTGGTCGGCTGCCCCCGGGAGGGCGACGAGATCACCCGGTACGGGCGGATGGGCGCGTTCACGTTCAACCTCGCCGCTATCAAGAACCACTCGGTCGGCGTCGCCGCGGCCGTGCTGCGCGACCTCGAATCCTGCTACGACGAGCCGGCCGAGACCGTGTCCAAGGCCGTGGCCCACGGCGCGGACGACGAGGTGCGCGCGGCGTTCGCCCGCGCGGTCCGCCTCGACGTGCACCGGATGGCCGCCCGGCGCCGCCGGGAACGCCGGGCCCGCGCGGCGAGCCTCGCGAGCGGACTGCGCGCCCTGCGCGGCGCCATGACCGCCGGCGGCGAGGCCCCCGTGCCGGACGGGGCGCTGCGCTTCGTCGTGAACGCCGCCGCCACGGCGAGGCTCAACGACCTGTCCGTAACGCCGCGGGAGCTCCGTGCGCTGCTCGAACTCGACGGATCACCGGAGCCGGCATAG
- a CDS encoding putative PEP-binding protein yields MLCPGRAGPRIALARPGPRRQPGPARERTSVSPREVPGVVLVDSHKRSVQGTCNRSRKPVEGAILVVDALGPELYDAIVSCAAVICAKGGRTGHMQSLCRSRGIPVLRVAPSELDSLAGQATVLLDRASVVLGEAAPAAPARRRRAAAFGDIESICVVVAGTADIRATNALAPRVEHADSFFIREEFVCFSAGLSPIDSLREGVAEAERYGAAVASRLCPMVRELLPGQRLIMRLLDLRSDDAAKITSGAHVDDEPNPELGRHGARWLLRERGYPHAFRALRVHLRDRLGADADRVRFAVPFINDRDEYVRLRRHLGLGDETPLAVFVETPAAVHSAADFCASGAGELFVGTKDLIQFYLAADRGNHLVSAAYQTRHPAVLAALRQAVESGRGAGAPVHVFALGADLDHYARHLPVRRLMMCAAELRHLAGRRAA; encoded by the coding sequence ATGCTCTGCCCGGGACGGGCCGGACCGCGGATCGCCTTGGCGCGGCCGGGCCCGCGTCGCCAACCGGGACCGGCGAGAGAGAGGACATCCGTGAGCCCTCGCGAAGTACCAGGGGTCGTGCTCGTCGATTCGCACAAGCGATCCGTCCAGGGGACCTGCAACCGCAGCAGGAAACCGGTCGAGGGCGCCATTCTCGTCGTCGATGCACTCGGCCCCGAACTCTACGACGCCATCGTCTCCTGCGCCGCCGTGATCTGCGCGAAAGGCGGCCGGACCGGCCACATGCAATCCCTTTGCCGCTCGCGCGGAATACCCGTGCTGCGCGTCGCCCCGTCCGAACTGGACTCGCTCGCCGGGCAGGCCACGGTCCTGCTCGACCGCGCGTCGGTCGTCCTCGGCGAGGCCGCACCGGCGGCGCCCGCCCGCCGGCGGCGGGCCGCCGCCTTCGGCGACATCGAGTCGATCTGCGTCGTCGTCGCCGGCACCGCCGACATCCGGGCGACCAACGCCCTCGCACCCCGCGTCGAGCACGCCGACTCGTTCTTCATCCGCGAGGAGTTCGTCTGCTTCTCCGCCGGGCTGAGCCCGATCGACTCGCTCCGGGAGGGCGTCGCTGAAGCCGAGCGCTACGGCGCCGCGGTGGCGTCGCGGCTGTGCCCGATGGTGCGCGAGCTCCTTCCCGGCCAGCGCCTGATCATGAGACTGCTCGACCTGCGCTCCGACGACGCCGCCAAGATCACCTCAGGCGCCCACGTCGACGACGAGCCGAACCCCGAGCTCGGCCGGCACGGCGCCCGGTGGCTGCTGCGGGAGCGCGGCTACCCGCACGCCTTCCGGGCGCTGCGCGTCCACCTGCGGGACCGGCTCGGCGCGGACGCGGACCGGGTGCGCTTCGCCGTTCCGTTCATCAACGACCGCGACGAGTACGTGCGGCTGCGGCGGCACCTCGGACTCGGGGACGAGACGCCGCTCGCCGTCTTCGTCGAGACGCCGGCCGCGGTGCATTCGGCGGCCGACTTCTGCGCCTCCGGGGCGGGCGAGCTGTTCGTCGGCACCAAGGACCTGATCCAGTTCTACCTCGCCGCCGACCGCGGCAACCACCTGGTCTCGGCCGCCTACCAGACACGGCATCCGGCGGTCCTGGCCGCGCTGCGCCAGGCCGTCGAGTCCGGACGCGGCGCCGGCGCGCCGGTCCACGTGTTCGCGCTGGGCGCCGACCTGGACCACTACGCGCGGCACCTTCCGGTGCGCAGGCTCATGATGTGCGCCGCCGAGCTGCGGCACCTCGCCGGGAGGCGGGCGGCCTAG
- a CDS encoding VOC family protein: MSLDLFAGIPVTDYGEALPWYERFFGAKPSFLPNDIEAVWEVAEHRYVYIVQDPERAGRALVLAFVDDLADRVAGVARRGIPPAGREEYGNGVTKVVFRDPEGNEIAFGGAGPAR; this comes from the coding sequence ATGTCACTCGATCTCTTCGCCGGCATCCCCGTCACCGACTACGGGGAGGCGCTGCCGTGGTACGAGCGGTTCTTCGGCGCGAAGCCGTCGTTCCTGCCCAACGACATCGAGGCCGTGTGGGAGGTGGCCGAGCACCGCTACGTCTACATCGTGCAGGACCCGGAGCGGGCGGGCCGCGCTCTGGTCCTCGCGTTCGTCGACGATCTCGCCGACCGGGTCGCGGGGGTCGCGCGGCGGGGCATCCCGCCGGCGGGACGCGAGGAGTACGGCAACGGCGTGACCAAGGTGGTCTTCCGCGACCCGGAGGGCAACGAGATCGCCTTCGGCGGCGCCGGCCCGGCCCGCTAG
- a CDS encoding acetyl-CoA hydrolase/transferase family protein, producing MRVVSQEDLARVLAGLPGRPRIVAGGNFAAPRRALQILDAAVGEYRLFMLNAQTELPEREGVDLETPFVGAGMRGRANLRYFPSRLSLVPNLLKDSLPPDVVIVQTSTPVAGTVSLGIEVNILPAAIEAVRARGGLVVAQINPRMPYTFGDAVLATDEIDLAIEDDEALATPVPRPPGEVAHEIGERVARLVPQDATLQLGIGAIPDAVLSSLLDRRGLRVWSEMFSDGVLALEKAGALDADTPITASFAFGSPELYAWADRNERIRMLRTEKTNDPSLIARRPRMVSVNSALQVDLFAQANASRVRGVIYSGFGGQTDFVVGALHSPGGHAVIALPSWHPRADVSTVIPRLAGPVTSFQHSYIVSERGAATVWGNDAASQAQQIIDNVAHPSARDELREQGRELGFPLR from the coding sequence ATGCGCGTTGTCTCCCAGGAGGATCTGGCACGGGTGCTGGCCGGACTGCCGGGGCGGCCCCGGATCGTGGCCGGCGGCAACTTCGCCGCGCCCCGCCGGGCCCTGCAGATCCTGGACGCGGCGGTCGGCGAGTACCGCCTGTTCATGCTCAACGCCCAGACGGAGCTGCCGGAGCGCGAGGGGGTCGACCTGGAGACGCCCTTCGTCGGCGCCGGGATGCGCGGCCGCGCGAACCTGCGCTACTTCCCGTCGCGGCTGTCACTGGTGCCGAACCTGCTGAAGGACTCGCTGCCGCCGGACGTGGTGATCGTGCAGACCTCCACGCCGGTCGCCGGGACCGTCTCCCTCGGCATCGAGGTCAACATCCTGCCCGCTGCCATCGAGGCGGTCCGCGCGCGCGGCGGCCTGGTCGTCGCCCAGATCAACCCCCGCATGCCCTACACGTTCGGCGACGCCGTCCTCGCGACCGACGAGATCGACCTGGCGATCGAGGACGACGAGGCGCTCGCCACCCCGGTCCCCCGGCCGCCCGGCGAGGTCGCCCACGAGATCGGCGAGCGGGTGGCCCGGCTCGTCCCGCAGGACGCCACCCTCCAGCTCGGCATCGGCGCCATACCGGACGCCGTGCTCTCCTCGCTCCTCGACCGGCGGGGGCTGCGCGTGTGGTCGGAGATGTTCAGCGACGGGGTGCTGGCGCTGGAGAAGGCGGGCGCGCTCGACGCCGACACCCCGATCACCGCGTCCTTCGCCTTCGGAAGCCCTGAGCTGTACGCCTGGGCCGACCGCAACGAGCGGATCCGGATGCTGCGCACCGAGAAGACCAACGACCCGAGCCTCATCGCCCGCCGGCCCCGGATGGTCTCGGTGAACTCGGCGCTCCAGGTCGACCTGTTCGCCCAGGCCAACGCCAGCCGCGTCCGCGGGGTCATCTACTCCGGCTTCGGCGGGCAGACCGACTTCGTCGTCGGCGCGCTGCACTCCCCCGGCGGGCACGCCGTCATCGCCCTGCCGTCGTGGCATCCGCGCGCGGACGTCTCGACCGTCATCCCGCGCCTCGCCGGCCCGGTCACCTCGTTCCAGCACAGCTACATCGTCAGCGAGCGGGGCGCCGCCACCGTGTGGGGGAACGACGCCGCCTCCCAGGCCCAGCAGATCATCGACAACGTCGCCCACCCCTCCGCCCGCGACGAGCTGCGCGAGCAGGGCCGCGAGCTCGGCTTCCCGCTCCGCTGA